The Alkalibaculum bacchi genomic interval GAACCAATTTCTCTTCTAACGAACAAGTATCTACTTGCACATTTGCACGGCGTAACACATCAACTAAAGTAAGGGCCTCAATTTCTTCAAATCCATCTGCTAAAAAAACCAATATCTTTTTCATAAGTACCTCCTGACCAATCATATTGCTTTAAGTATATCACGAAATCATCTGTTTTAAACAACTAACCAAGGATTGAACAAAATAGTTTAAACAATAAAATGTATGATATATGTATATCTACTAGAGGTAGGGTGTGGGATGTTAGAGGTTACCATTCTGCTTCCCCGTCCAACTAACTTGTTTAAAAGTTCCGCATTCCACTTTCCGCTTTCTGCAAAAAAAACAAACCTAGCATAAAACAACTAGGTTTTTTAAATAGAAAATTCTACGAATTTAACTCCAAATACTCATCATAAGACATGCGCTTATCTACTATGCCATCTGGTCCGATGTCGATGATTCGGTTTGCTATAGTTTGTACAAATTGGTGGTCATGGGATGTAAATATAATATTGCTCTTATAATCCACTAGTCCATTATTTAATGCTGTGATAGATTCCAAATCTAAATGGTTTGTAGGTTGATCTAGCAGCAAGAAATTAGCTTCATTAAGCATCATTCTCGATAACATACATCGAACTTTTTCTCCTCCAGATAGAACATTGACTTTCTTTTGGGTTTCATCACCTGAGAAGAGCATCCTTCCTAGAAAACCTCGAACATAGCTTTCTGTTTGATCTTTAGAAAATTGACGCATCCAATCTACAAGATTTAAATCTACATCGTTAAAGTACTCAGAATTATCCTTTGGAAAGTAAGATCTTGATATGGTTACGCCCCATTTATAAGAGCCGCTATCAGGTTCCATTTCGCCTGTAAGTATTTTTATTAATGTAGTATTGACGACCTCGTTCGGGGAAACTAAGGCAATTTTATCGCCTTTAATGACGCCAAAACTTACATTGTCAAGGACTTTTACTCCATCAATTGTCTTGCTGATATTATCAACTGTCAAGATATCGTTGCCTACTTCTCTTTCAGGTTTAAATGCTACATAAGGGTATTTTCTTGAAGATGGTTGAATATCATCTAAAGTGATTTTTTCTAAGATCTTCTTACGAGATGTAGCTTGCTTTGATTTTGAGGCATTAGCGCTAAATCGAGCAATAAAATCTTGAAGTTGTTTGATTTTATCTT includes:
- a CDS encoding ABC-F family ATP-binding cassette domain-containing protein, encoding MITATNISLRYGDQKLFEDVNLKFTEGNCYGVIGANGAGKSTFLKILSGQIDPNTGDISIAKDVRLSVLKQDHYQYDDKVVLETVILGNPRLYEIMKEKDEIYAKPDFSDEDGIRAAELEGEFADLNGWEAESEAATLLQGLGIPGDLHDKTMAQLQGSEKVKVLLAQALFGHPGVLILDEPTNNLDLQSVKWLEEFLINFEGTVIVVSHDRYFLNKVCTHICDVDFGKIKMFMGNYDFWYESSQLALQMARDQNKKKEDKIKQLQDFIARFSANASKSKQATSRKKILEKITLDDIQPSSRKYPYVAFKPEREVGNDILTVDNISKTIDGVKVLDNVSFGVIKGDKIALVSPNEVVNTTLIKILTGEMEPDSGSYKWGVTISRSYFPKDNSEYFNDVDLNLVDWMRQFSKDQTESYVRGFLGRMLFSGDETQKKVNVLSGGEKVRCMLSRMMLNEANFLLLDQPTNHLDLESITALNNGLVDYKSNIIFTSHDHQFVQTIANRIIDIGPDGIVDKRMSYDEYLELNS